From the Candidatus Saccharimonadales bacterium genome, one window contains:
- a CDS encoding fibronectin type III domain-containing protein, with amino-acid sequence MVRRKSNPKHPHKQHASEHIQRGRLLSGPLKVQPVVAVLMAAVLAGLGIFVVYKSLAATGSLSLVPTSSTVSLGSSFTVVVHENSGTDAVNAVEADMTYDATKFQFVSIDATASAFDLSATSTGGAGSVKIARAKSNTSLTGDQVVASVTFTAIGSGATTIPFAATSALVRASDTTNVLVTTTPGSYTIADTTAPTVPTGLAAPTKTVTTVALSWTASTDNVAVSGYDVYRNGVKVGTVTAPATTYTDTGLTPNTSYTYTVDAFDAATPANVSAKTAGLVAATLPDTTAPTVPTALTAPTKTVTTIALSWTASTDNVAVSGYKVFRGGVQVGTVTAPATTFTDTGLTPNTSYSYTVSANDAAGNNSAQTVASSFATLPDTTAPSVPTGLISSTQTVNTIALAWTASTDNVAVTGYKIFRAGVQVGTSATTTFTDTALTQGTAYSYTVSANDAAGNNSAQSTASSFSTKTKPGDINSDGTVGILDLSILAAHFGQTGTFSQGDLNGDGVVNVFDLSILATYWGT; translated from the coding sequence ATGGTTAGAAGAAAATCAAACCCAAAGCATCCGCACAAACAGCACGCATCTGAGCACATTCAGCGTGGCCGGTTGCTGTCTGGACCACTTAAAGTCCAGCCAGTCGTAGCAGTACTCATGGCCGCTGTCTTGGCCGGTTTAGGTATATTTGTAGTTTATAAATCACTAGCCGCCACCGGGTCACTTTCGCTAGTACCGACTTCATCAACTGTTAGCTTAGGATCGAGCTTTACCGTGGTAGTTCATGAAAACAGCGGCACCGATGCGGTTAATGCCGTTGAAGCTGACATGACCTACGATGCGACCAAGTTTCAATTTGTTAGTATTGATGCTACTGCCAGCGCCTTCGATCTTAGTGCAACCAGTACTGGCGGAGCCGGCAGCGTCAAGATTGCCCGGGCCAAATCAAATACGTCCCTAACTGGCGATCAAGTTGTGGCTTCAGTTACCTTTACAGCCATTGGATCTGGGGCCACTACCATTCCGTTCGCAGCCACTTCGGCCCTGGTGCGAGCTTCAGACACCACCAACGTTCTAGTTACCACTACGCCCGGTAGTTACACTATCGCTGACACCACTGCCCCAACTGTACCGACGGGCTTAGCCGCACCGACTAAGACGGTTACGACCGTGGCCTTAAGTTGGACGGCCTCGACCGATAATGTGGCCGTCAGTGGTTATGACGTTTATCGTAACGGCGTTAAAGTCGGTACGGTCACAGCCCCAGCCACCACCTATACCGATACTGGACTAACTCCCAATACCAGCTACACCTACACCGTCGATGCTTTTGATGCAGCCACGCCAGCTAATGTTTCGGCTAAAACAGCCGGCTTAGTGGCAGCGACCTTGCCCGACACCACCGCCCCAACTGTGCCGACAGCTTTAACAGCTCCAACCAAAACCGTTACCACTATTGCTTTAAGCTGGACGGCCTCGACCGATAATGTGGCTGTCAGTGGCTACAAAGTCTTCCGCGGCGGCGTTCAAGTCGGAACTGTCACAGCCCCAGCCACCACCTTCACCGATACTGGCCTAACTCCGAACACCAGTTACTCCTACACCGTATCGGCCAATGACGCCGCTGGTAACAACTCAGCCCAAACCGTCGCCAGCAGCTTCGCCACCCTCCCCGATACCACTGCCCCATCGGTACCAACTGGATTAATTTCATCAACTCAAACAGTTAATACCATAGCTCTAGCCTGGACCGCTTCAACTGATAATGTGGCCGTAACCGGATACAAAATATTCCGGGCCGGCGTGCAGGTTGGCACCAGTGCTACCACCACCTTTACCGATACGGCTCTAACCCAAGGTACAGCCTATTCCTACACGGTTTCGGCCAATGACGCCGCTGGTAACAACTCAGCCCAATCAACGGCGAGTAGCTTTAGTACCAAGACTAAACCGGGCGATATTAACAGTGACGGCACAGTAGGCATTTTGGACTTGAGTATATTAGCAGCCCACTTTGGCCAAACCGGCACATTCAGTCAAGGTGATTTGAATGGTGACGGCGTCGTTAACGTCTTTGACCTATCAATTCTTGCCACGTACTGGGGAACCTAA
- a CDS encoding VOC family protein — MNGIKLEPYLFFNGRAKEAMEFYKSVFGGELSLQTHGEAMGEKADPKMKDKIMHAKLESGDVTIMASDDVGDIPKESARISLSLTGSDEAKMRQIFDTLRSGGTVEHPLEKQFWGDTFGNLRDQFGISWMVDILAEKA; from the coding sequence ATGAACGGCATAAAATTGGAACCATACTTGTTTTTTAATGGCAGGGCCAAAGAAGCTATGGAGTTTTATAAATCGGTCTTCGGTGGTGAATTAAGCTTGCAAACCCACGGAGAAGCTATGGGCGAAAAAGCCGACCCAAAGATGAAAGACAAAATCATGCACGCCAAGCTCGAAAGCGGAGACGTAACCATTATGGCTAGCGACGACGTGGGCGATATCCCTAAAGAGAGTGCCCGCATTAGCTTGTCTCTGACGGGATCCGATGAGGCCAAGATGCGCCAAATTTTCGACACCTTGAGATCTGGAGGCACAGTCGAGCACCCTTTGGAAAAGCAATTTTGGGGTGATACTTTTGGGAACTTGCGCGATCAATTTGGTATATCGTGGATGGTCGATATTCTGGCTGAAAAAGCTTAG
- a CDS encoding MFS transporter, with protein MKKWTVVILLGMAQFVMVLDSTVMNVSISTVVADLHTSVTALQAAITFYTLTMAAFMLLGGKLGDVWGRKRAFTIGAIIYALGSFITAISPNIATLFIGWSVIEGLGAVLVIPAIAALVASNYHGKDRMVAYAIIGAVSGAAAAAGPLIGGYVTTYLSWRYVFVAEVFIMAIILLFGSKIADALGAIKTKIDVPSVLLSASGLFFLVFGMLQSKTWGWVQPRAIPTVGGHEIAPLGISLVAYLILVGILILYWFFNRQRMLEQSNRNPLLKTSMLSIKRLRSGLGVLAAQYMITASVFFVIPVYLQMTLGLDALQTGIKILPLSIAVILCSIVGTRLSSKWPPKKIVRTGQFLLVIGALTLVGSVATELKSGFFLVGMFLVGSGLGLLASQLGNINMSSVDESQSAEVGGLQGVFQNLGSSFGTALIGSILVATLTTAFVANVNTSTLPSNVKTYVNENSQAGVAIVSTKDVSNFAQSQGLSEEDVNAVTDAYASSQIEALRTSLFAVAVLAILTLAFSRNIPTEIKT; from the coding sequence ATGAAGAAATGGACCGTCGTTATTTTACTGGGCATGGCCCAATTCGTAATGGTGCTCGATAGCACTGTTATGAACGTTTCAATTTCGACTGTGGTGGCTGACCTGCATACCAGTGTGACTGCCCTCCAGGCCGCTATTACCTTCTACACTTTGACGATGGCGGCGTTCATGCTTCTGGGTGGGAAATTGGGTGATGTTTGGGGTCGCAAACGGGCCTTTACAATTGGCGCTATTATATATGCCTTGGGGTCGTTTATTACGGCCATTAGCCCCAATATTGCGACGCTCTTCATTGGCTGGTCAGTAATTGAGGGGCTGGGTGCTGTGCTGGTAATTCCAGCCATTGCGGCTCTAGTTGCCAGCAATTACCACGGCAAAGATCGGATGGTGGCCTATGCCATTATCGGGGCGGTTTCTGGAGCGGCCGCGGCCGCCGGACCCTTAATTGGTGGCTACGTCACGACTTATTTATCCTGGCGATACGTTTTTGTAGCCGAAGTCTTTATTATGGCCATCATCCTTTTGTTTGGCTCCAAAATCGCCGACGCTCTGGGTGCCATCAAAACCAAAATCGATGTCCCCAGTGTGCTGCTTTCGGCTAGCGGTCTGTTCTTCTTAGTGTTTGGCATGCTACAGAGTAAAACTTGGGGTTGGGTGCAACCGCGCGCGATTCCGACAGTTGGTGGACATGAAATTGCCCCATTAGGTATTTCGCTGGTGGCCTATTTAATTTTAGTTGGCATTCTAATTTTGTACTGGTTCTTCAACCGCCAGCGCATGTTAGAGCAATCCAATCGTAATCCGCTGCTTAAGACTTCTATGCTTTCAATTAAACGCTTGCGCAGTGGACTGGGGGTGCTAGCAGCTCAATACATGATCACCGCTTCGGTGTTCTTTGTCATTCCGGTTTACTTGCAAATGACGCTGGGTTTGGACGCCCTCCAAACTGGGATTAAAATTTTGCCACTGTCGATTGCGGTTATCCTTTGCTCAATAGTTGGCACCCGCTTGTCATCCAAATGGCCACCCAAGAAGATCGTTCGAACCGGGCAGTTTCTGTTGGTCATTGGCGCTTTGACATTAGTTGGTTCAGTGGCAACTGAGCTCAAAAGTGGTTTCTTTCTAGTTGGCATGTTTTTGGTCGGCTCTGGTTTAGGTTTGCTAGCCTCCCAGCTGGGGAACATCAATATGTCCTCGGTTGATGAAAGCCAAAGTGCTGAAGTCGGCGGCCTGCAAGGCGTCTTTCAAAACTTAGGCTCGTCCTTTGGCACAGCCTTGATTGGCTCAATTTTGGTGGCTACACTTACCACCGCCTTCGTTGCTAACGTTAATACTAGTACCCTGCCCAGTAATGTGAAAACTTATGTTAACGAGAATTCACAGGCTGGAGTGGCTATAGTTTCAACTAAAGATGTTTCTAATTTCGCCCAGTCTCAAGGTTTAAGTGAGGAAGATGTTAACGCTGTCACCGACGCCTATGCCAGCTCGCAAATTGAGGCTTTGCGGACATCACTATTTGCAGTAGCGGTGCTAGCGATTTTAACCCTGGCCTTCTCGCGTAATATCCCCACTGAGATTAAGACTTAG
- a CDS encoding SHOCT domain-containing protein — protein MGPRRRARRRGLVAGAAVGAAVGHHAANKANEQAAQEADYQAEPQQSAMAQQLQELEGLKNQGIITQDEFDAKKQQILGL, from the coding sequence ATGGGACCACGCAGACGAGCCAGGAGACGAGGTTTAGTCGCCGGAGCGGCAGTTGGAGCCGCTGTTGGACATCACGCCGCTAATAAAGCCAACGAACAAGCTGCCCAGGAAGCAGACTATCAGGCTGAGCCGCAGCAATCAGCCATGGCACAGCAGCTGCAAGAGCTTGAAGGCTTGAAGAATCAAGGGATTATTACTCAGGATGAATTCGACGCCAAAAAGCAGCAAATACTAGGCCTCTAA
- a CDS encoding serine hydrolase codes for MSGLVMDGVRRPKQGGEVLILESGSPSGAAAAMVLPQTLAMQAANSIDGLRRAAETIWPLNLADSETDPYNPVLAANAERTVWPYALASLAALPMFAVASVYGIRSVLANRSVTQPRAASTTATAPADPVPQTEQSQLAATAVTASSLQQLMDNFGQSGTYSLYVKDLNTGQLGVVGPDRSFRSASLYKLFVASEIYRRIDNGTLSYTSVAGSGTGNNVAGCLNLMITISDNGCGNALGSLVGWNNLTQTLRAQGFGGTSLNQPMVTTPRDVGTLFERLYAGTLLSPDSSANFLALLKAQKVNNRLPQGLPASTTFAHKTGDLDGFLHDSGIVYGPKTNYLVVMMGAPGARPSDFATLSQRLWQHFNQ; via the coding sequence ATGAGCGGCTTGGTCATGGACGGCGTGAGGCGTCCGAAACAAGGTGGAGAGGTTTTGATATTGGAGTCTGGATCACCTTCGGGTGCTGCGGCTGCGATGGTCTTGCCGCAAACCTTAGCCATGCAGGCGGCCAATTCGATTGATGGTTTGAGACGAGCGGCTGAGACAATTTGGCCGCTAAATTTAGCTGATTCTGAAACTGACCCTTATAACCCCGTTCTAGCAGCTAACGCTGAGCGGACGGTCTGGCCTTACGCTCTGGCCAGTTTGGCAGCCTTGCCAATGTTTGCGGTCGCTTCGGTTTATGGTATTAGATCAGTCTTAGCCAACCGAAGTGTTACTCAACCCAGAGCCGCCAGTACCACCGCTACTGCTCCGGCCGACCCCGTTCCTCAGACTGAACAATCGCAGCTGGCAGCGACAGCCGTCACCGCATCGTCATTGCAGCAATTGATGGATAATTTTGGTCAATCGGGCACGTATAGCCTCTATGTTAAAGACTTGAACACCGGGCAGCTCGGAGTCGTTGGACCTGACCGTAGCTTCCGCAGTGCAAGTTTGTATAAACTATTTGTGGCTAGCGAAATTTACCGTCGAATTGATAATGGTACGCTGTCGTATACTTCAGTCGCTGGTAGTGGAACTGGCAATAATGTGGCCGGATGCTTGAATTTGATGATCACCATTTCTGATAACGGTTGTGGCAATGCTCTTGGATCGCTAGTGGGATGGAACAATCTAACTCAGACACTGAGAGCCCAAGGATTTGGCGGCACTAGTTTAAATCAGCCGATGGTCACTACCCCGCGCGACGTCGGGACATTATTTGAGCGTCTCTATGCCGGAACATTACTAAGCCCCGACAGCTCGGCTAATTTTCTAGCCTTACTCAAAGCTCAAAAGGTTAATAATAGATTGCCTCAAGGACTGCCAGCCAGCACGACCTTTGCCCACAAAACTGGGGATCTGGATGGCTTTTTGCACGATAGCGGCATCGTTTATGGTCCTAAGACCAATTATCTGGTTGTTATGATGGGAGCACCAGGCGCCCGCCCCAGCGACTTTGCCACTTTGTCCCAAAGGTTGTGGCAACACTTTAATCAGTGA
- the trmD gene encoding tRNA (guanosine(37)-N1)-methyltransferase TrmD: protein MKIDIITLFPDMFKGPFDMSMVWKAKDRGLVEINLRDLREFGLGPRRQVDDVPYGGGPGMVLKPEPVFAAVEAAKRENPSAKVIILTPSGNPYDQTQAEQFATQESLILICGHYEGFDERIASLADYQISIGDYILTGGELAAMVVVDSIVRLLPGVLGSDDSAIDETFTSGMLEYPHYTRPEEFRGMAVPDVLLSGHHGEIQRWRKDQAKIKTKKQRPDLLK, encoded by the coding sequence ATGAAGATTGATATTATTACCTTATTCCCAGACATGTTTAAGGGTCCGTTTGATATGAGCATGGTCTGGAAAGCCAAAGACCGCGGATTAGTCGAAATTAATTTACGTGATTTGCGAGAGTTTGGTTTGGGTCCAAGGCGCCAAGTTGATGATGTTCCCTACGGTGGTGGCCCCGGCATGGTTCTCAAACCAGAGCCAGTTTTTGCGGCGGTTGAGGCGGCCAAGCGGGAAAACCCTTCGGCTAAAGTAATAATTCTAACTCCATCCGGTAATCCTTACGACCAAACCCAAGCCGAACAATTTGCAACCCAAGAATCCCTCATATTAATCTGCGGTCATTATGAGGGCTTTGATGAACGAATCGCCAGCCTGGCTGATTATCAAATTTCGATTGGCGATTACATTTTAACTGGTGGGGAACTAGCAGCTATGGTGGTGGTTGATAGCATAGTTCGCTTGTTGCCAGGAGTTTTAGGCAGCGACGACAGTGCGATTGATGAAACTTTCACTAGCGGTATGTTGGAATATCCCCACTACACCAGACCCGAAGAGTTTCGGGGCATGGCAGTACCAGATGTCTTGTTGAGCGGTCATCACGGCGAAATCCAGCGTTGGCGCAAAGACCAGGCCAAGATCAAAACAAAAAAGCAGCGGCCCGACCTATTAAAGTAG
- a CDS encoding KH domain-containing protein, with protein MATEIDQAFVEYVVKALVANPDAVQVKRTVDDMGVLLELTVDPADMGKVIGKAGATAKSIRTLLRVLGAKSDSRVNLKIVEPEGEGERTEAVEAVKEEPEPTAEDETDIKAQTKKELEELADLEL; from the coding sequence ATGGCAACTGAAATTGATCAAGCCTTTGTTGAATATGTTGTAAAAGCCTTGGTAGCTAACCCCGATGCAGTTCAGGTTAAAAGAACAGTAGATGACATGGGTGTGCTGCTAGAACTAACGGTTGATCCAGCCGACATGGGCAAAGTTATTGGTAAGGCCGGCGCTACGGCTAAAAGTATCCGGACACTCCTGAGAGTTTTGGGCGCCAAGAGCGATTCGCGAGTCAACCTAAAAATTGTTGAACCAGAGGGAGAAGGCGAAAGAACTGAGGCGGTTGAAGCCGTTAAAGAAGAGCCTGAACCAACAGCTGAAGACGAAACTGATATCAAGGCTCAAACCAAAAAAGAGCTGGAAGAACTAGCTGATTTAGAGCTTTAG
- the rpsP gene encoding 30S ribosomal protein S16: protein MLVIRLARTGRKKYPTYRIVAADSRRAAIGKFVMILGHYNPHTKELVIKKDETTKFINNGAQPSNAVIKLLQQEKIVVPEWVQLTTRNRPAKKSQPTVEAAPANDQAAETEAVAASSDESDQSAASVTEVASEHADAVAEKDEPTNQAETAASLAEDVSAAKATSEVAAEVASTEADAKPEPTDA, encoded by the coding sequence ATGTTAGTTATACGTTTAGCCAGAACCGGTCGTAAGAAGTATCCAACTTACCGAATTGTGGCCGCCGACTCCCGGCGGGCTGCCATCGGTAAATTTGTCATGATTTTGGGCCATTATAATCCCCACACTAAAGAATTGGTTATTAAAAAAGACGAGACCACAAAATTTATTAACAATGGGGCCCAACCATCGAACGCCGTGATTAAACTATTACAGCAAGAGAAGATAGTCGTGCCGGAGTGGGTTCAACTTACAACCCGCAACCGACCGGCCAAAAAGTCACAGCCAACAGTGGAAGCGGCTCCGGCCAATGATCAAGCTGCTGAAACCGAGGCAGTCGCCGCCTCAAGCGATGAATCAGACCAATCGGCTGCCAGTGTGACAGAGGTGGCCAGTGAGCACGCTGATGCTGTGGCCGAAAAAGACGAACCAACCAACCAGGCCGAAACGGCCGCTAGTCTGGCCGAAGACGTTAGTGCGGCCAAAGCGACTAGCGAGGTAGCGGCTGAAGTAGCTTCAACCGAAGCTGATGCCAAGCCTGAACCAACAGACGCTTAG
- a CDS encoding alpha/beta fold hydrolase: MSLAPLATICGTGVIKGWVANTAYLVHRLEGDARPFAIPEFGMGSMPLTNQTLSDDLANWIEPLGPVVKMGHSQGAIHAFMYALDHPSDVCGVVSLCGPLGGTKWVRFIPAPLAWVFDRTLPAINQMHPESEVIQNLRQRIATEWDPEIPVRLIAGASDGLVWPHSSALDLEFPEGTDVRRYYFGRHLPSDLPTGLDVQLVRSLPLASGHLALMFDPRVIAIIHNLRYRQQRPVALVSVAAS, translated from the coding sequence ATGAGTTTGGCACCGCTAGCAACGATTTGCGGTACTGGGGTAATCAAAGGTTGGGTGGCCAACACGGCATACCTCGTACATCGGTTGGAGGGGGATGCCAGGCCATTTGCCATCCCGGAATTCGGCATGGGCAGCATGCCGCTGACTAATCAAACCTTGTCCGATGACCTAGCCAATTGGATCGAGCCGCTCGGCCCGGTGGTCAAGATGGGGCACTCGCAGGGTGCTATTCACGCCTTCATGTATGCGCTCGACCATCCCAGTGACGTCTGCGGCGTGGTTTCGCTCTGTGGACCGTTGGGCGGCACCAAGTGGGTCAGGTTCATACCGGCGCCGCTGGCCTGGGTCTTTGACCGGACTTTGCCGGCTATTAACCAAATGCACCCCGAAAGCGAAGTCATCCAGAACTTGCGGCAGCGCATCGCCACTGAGTGGGACCCCGAGATTCCAGTGCGGCTGATTGCCGGGGCTAGCGATGGCTTGGTCTGGCCGCACAGTTCAGCGCTCGACCTGGAATTCCCTGAGGGTACCGACGTTCGCCGTTACTATTTCGGCAGGCACTTGCCTAGCGACTTGCCAACTGGGCTAGATGTCCAACTGGTGCGTAGCTTGCCGCTGGCATCGGGACATTTGGCGCTGATGTTCGACCCCCGGGTGATTGCAATTATTCATAACTTGCGCTATCGGCAGCAACGACCAGTGGCATTAGTTTCGGTCGCAGCCAGCTAG
- the rnc gene encoding ribonuclease III, whose protein sequence is MSEFEAVLGLKFNDPKLLERAFIHRSYLNEHPKLGLEHNERLEFLGDAVLELVVTDHLYRNYENPEGDLTNWRSALVKTESLAAVAEELGVMNFMKLSRGETKGNDRSRMLISANATEAIIGAIYLDQGYDAAADFIAKNMIAQLPGILKTGTWVDAKSKFQEMAQDHDGITPAYKVLDESGPDHDKTFVVGVYVGKKMLGKGTGSSKQAAQQMAAEQALADYAKK, encoded by the coding sequence GTGTCTGAGTTCGAAGCCGTTTTAGGGTTGAAGTTCAATGACCCCAAATTATTAGAACGGGCCTTCATTCATCGCTCATATTTAAATGAACACCCTAAACTGGGTTTAGAGCACAACGAACGCTTGGAATTTTTGGGCGATGCCGTGCTGGAATTAGTCGTTACCGACCATCTGTATCGTAATTATGAAAATCCAGAAGGGGATCTAACCAACTGGCGCAGCGCTCTGGTAAAAACTGAGTCGCTGGCGGCTGTGGCCGAGGAGTTGGGGGTGATGAACTTTATGAAGCTTAGTCGCGGCGAAACCAAGGGCAATGATCGCAGTCGAATGTTAATTTCGGCTAATGCCACCGAAGCTATTATTGGAGCCATTTATCTTGACCAAGGCTACGATGCCGCCGCCGACTTCATTGCTAAGAACATGATTGCTCAGTTGCCCGGGATTCTCAAAACCGGTACTTGGGTCGATGCCAAAAGCAAGTTTCAGGAAATGGCCCAAGATCATGACGGCATCACGCCAGCTTATAAGGTTCTAGATGAGAGCGGGCCCGATCACGATAAAACCTTCGTGGTCGGTGTCTACGTTGGCAAGAAAATGCTGGGCAAGGGGACAGGATCCAGCAAACAGGCCGCGCAACAAATGGCGGCCGAACAAGCTCTAGCCGACTACGCCAAAAAATAA
- a CDS encoding NUDIX domain-containing protein has translation MNQKKTIKPKQPTQTQPSRAVREFTAGGVVYRGRGSELEILMIQDHKGRWTIPKGHVEKGEKLEQTALREIGEETGLKHLKIRHKLDNIYFFYRRAGKLIFMTTSVFLTEATKNTNDLKMGDSEGIIDVKWFKSEEALKLIEYKDTEKLFRMGLEKLKS, from the coding sequence ATGAACCAGAAGAAGACCATCAAGCCAAAGCAGCCAACTCAGACCCAGCCAAGTAGGGCGGTGCGCGAATTCACCGCCGGCGGGGTGGTTTATCGTGGCCGCGGTAGCGAGCTCGAGATTTTGATGATCCAAGACCACAAGGGCCGCTGGACAATTCCGAAAGGCCACGTCGAAAAAGGCGAAAAGCTGGAGCAAACGGCCTTGCGCGAAATCGGCGAAGAAACCGGCTTAAAGCACCTCAAAATTCGCCACAAACTAGACAACATCTACTTTTTTTACCGTCGGGCCGGTAAGCTGATCTTTATGACCACTAGCGTATTTCTAACTGAAGCCACCAAAAACACAAATGACCTTAAAATGGGCGATAGCGAAGGCATCATCGACGTTAAGTGGTTTAAGTCTGAGGAAGCCCTAAAACTAATTGAGTACAAGGACACCGAAAAGCTCTTTCGGATGGGATTGGAGAAATTAAAATCATGA
- the nusB gene encoding transcription antitermination factor NusB: MASNRHLGRIVAMQTLYEYDFRAASEEKDVVLAPILERNLGEFSNAIDDTDFVHDIVQGVLKEQDNIDAMIGPAAPEWPVDQIAKIDKIVLRIGVYELCFKRDVPPKVAINEAVELAKAFGGENSSKFVNGVLGTIYRQSDFYEPEEDHQAKAANSDPAK, translated from the coding sequence ATGGCATCCAATCGTCATCTCGGCCGAATTGTGGCGATGCAAACACTCTACGAGTATGACTTTCGGGCCGCTAGCGAGGAAAAGGATGTTGTGTTAGCCCCCATCCTAGAGCGCAACCTGGGCGAATTTTCCAATGCCATCGACGATACAGACTTCGTCCACGATATTGTTCAGGGAGTATTGAAAGAGCAAGACAACATCGATGCCATGATTGGCCCGGCAGCACCAGAGTGGCCGGTCGATCAAATTGCCAAAATCGATAAAATCGTTTTGCGAATCGGAGTTTACGAATTGTGCTTTAAGCGCGATGTGCCGCCCAAAGTGGCCATCAATGAGGCCGTGGAGCTGGCCAAGGCCTTTGGGGGCGAAAATTCCAGCAAATTTGTCAACGGAGTACTCGGTACTATTTATCGCCAGAGTGATTTCTATGAACCAGAAGAAGACCATCAAGCCAAAGCAGCCAACTCAGACCCAGCCAAGTAG
- the rpmF gene encoding 50S ribosomal protein L32, whose amino-acid sequence MAVPKKRTTNSTKGQRRSHDALKQPQLVMVAGVALPHRLVRAAKLGLLKNK is encoded by the coding sequence ATGGCAGTTCCAAAGAAACGAACGACCAATAGTACCAAGGGCCAACGCCGCAGTCACGACGCACTCAAGCAACCGCAACTTGTGATGGTGGCTGGTGTTGCCCTGCCGCATCGCCTGGTGCGGGCCGCCAAATTGGGGCTTCTTAAGAACAAATAA
- a CDS encoding YceD family protein has protein sequence MHINVSHILAGDVGASTDFTIEGEYPNIPDLELSQPVSGQFSLTKLDEGLALKGSADLVFKLECYRCLDTYEHQAQVNLTGLFNLNPGEDEWPITRRGEIDLTPLLRQEALVSIPIQQLCSTDCAGLCTECGQRQTKDHKHEIQELGNRPRIKKGP, from the coding sequence ATGCACATAAATGTAAGTCACATCTTGGCTGGTGATGTCGGTGCCAGCACCGATTTCACGATTGAGGGGGAGTACCCTAACATCCCAGATCTTGAACTCTCACAACCGGTTAGCGGCCAATTCAGTTTGACCAAATTGGATGAGGGGCTAGCGCTCAAAGGCAGCGCCGATTTGGTCTTTAAATTGGAATGCTACCGTTGTTTGGATACCTACGAGCATCAGGCTCAAGTGAATTTGACCGGGCTCTTTAACTTAAATCCAGGTGAGGATGAATGGCCGATAACGCGCCGAGGCGAAATTGATCTAACGCCGCTGTTGCGCCAAGAGGCTTTGGTAAGTATCCCGATTCAGCAGCTTTGTAGCACTGATTGCGCCGGCTTGTGTACCGAATGTGGTCAACGCCAAACCAAAGACCACAAACACGAAATTCAAGAACTAGGGAATAGACCAAGAATCAAGAAAGGACCGTAA